A section of the Malania oleifera isolate guangnan ecotype guangnan chromosome 2, ASM2987363v1, whole genome shotgun sequence genome encodes:
- the LOC131149414 gene encoding transcriptional regulator STERILE APETALA, translating to MSQRESGGDGSRRIRRRRRGREIEGPSSPPRPLLAGNNGVWPEPFLEALATHLAIDAAGTAGRLAAAVALANLFQVCSTWRAVSRSDRLWRRLTRRIWARQRLMHDTWQDEYISCHRTASNFRTGRYQHTLLHFDTSDVDDPVGLICRCLAVSDTHLASGFADGTVRLFLLQTRLHVATFRPNHRDRLGPFSRAVSGIILSDTRLVFASLDGDVHVAAINEVAPPRRAVFGDVFADGALVDFAGCNRWWVGLYAGVPGRAFHVWDGVSEEPIYVGGSLTDPDAVMGWHLLTELTEFVGRVRVVSRDTAVAGTSRGIVVFDLTNQGIVLRDDEAYPRGLIVPSVDASNGAYVAVDGRGLARVRRVDVLVEICRFPVGGGPRRGLMVMGCMNGGYVLMCAGGVIRVWNREVEHGEYLYSFVERIGQPNAMVANDRHVAASCVDTSLHLWDFGAQGE from the exons ATGTCACAACGTGAAAGTGGTGGCGATGGGAGTAGAAGGATCAGGAGAAGGAGAAGAGGCCGCGAAATCGAAGGCCCTTCCTCCCCACCTCGCCCGCTTCTCGCCGGTAACAATGGTGTCTGGCCGGAGCCTTTCCTAGAAGCCCTTGCTACCCACCTTGCCATCGACGCTGCCGGTACCGCCGGCCGCCTCGCAGCCGCCGTCGCCCTCGCCAACCTCTTTCAG GTGTGCTCTACGTGGCGAGCAGTCTCGCGTTCAGACCGGTTATGGCGACGTCTCACTCGGCGCATCTGGGCCCGTCAGCGTCTCATGCACGACACGTGGCAGGACGAATACATTTCCTGTCATCGAACAGCCAGCAACTTCCGCACGGGAAGATACCAGCACACTCTCCTCCATTTCGACACCTCCGACGTCGACGATCCCGTTGGCCTCATATGCCGCTGCCTTGCTGTCTCCGACACTCACCTCGCATCCGGGTTCGCCGACGGCACCGTCCGTCTCTTCCTCCTGCAAACTCGCCTCCACGTCGCCACCTTCCGCCCCAACCACCGCGACCGCCTCGGCCCTTTTTCACGCGCCGTCTCCGGCATTATCCTCTCCGACACGCGCCTCGTATTCGCCTCGCTCGACGGAGATGTGCATGTCGCCGCCATCAACGAAGTCGCCCCTCCGCGGCGGGCCGTCTTTGGCGACGTCTTCGCCGATGGCGCGTTGGTAGACTTCGCAGGCTGCAATCGGTGGTGGGTGGGTCTCTACGCCGGCGTGCCAGGCCGCGCCTTCCACGTATGGGACGGCGTCTCCGAAGAGCCCATATACGTCGGGGGCTCGCTCACAGACCCGGACGCGGTCATGGGTTGGCACCTACTCACCGAGTTGACGGAGTTCGTGGGCCGAGTCCGAGTCGTGAGTCGGGACACGGCCGTTGCGGGCACAAGTCGCGGGATCGTAGTTTTCGATTTGACGAACCAGGGGATTGTGCTGAGGGATGATGAGGCGTATCCCAGAGGGCTCATCGTGCCCTCCGTCGATGCTAGCAACGGGGCGTACGTGGCTGTGGATGGTCGCGGGTTGGCTAGGGTGCGCCGTGTGGACGTATTAGTGGAGATATGCAGGTTTCCGGTGGGGGGTGGGCCACGGAGGGGGTTGATGGTGATGGGGTGCATGAACGGGGGATACGTGCTAATGTGCGCCGGGGGCGTCATAAGAGTGTGGAACAGAGAGGTTGAGCATGGGGAGTATCTGTACAGCTTCGTGGAGAGGATAGGGCAGCCAAATGCCATGGTGGCAAATGACCGGCACGTGGCAGCAAGCTGCGTCGACACGTCGTTACACCTGTGGGATTTTGGAGCCCAGGGTGAGTAG